One segment of Sphingomonas qomolangmaensis DNA contains the following:
- a CDS encoding alpha/beta fold hydrolase translates to MRVCVRGTDLFFDVEGTKLAPEGAAMREKPTLLCLHGGPGLDHSGFRPDFAPLADVAQLVYLDQRGHGRSGRSTLPRWSLDDWADDVAAFCETLGIERPIVLGTSFGGYVAMAYAIRHPGHPARLILISTSARGTGNAERRANVAAAFERRGGPLARRVLERAFDERTPQAYEAYGRICGPLYNATAPDADALQRTVRNPDILPYFERSAGEGVTFDLSPRLSSIRAPTLVIGGEEDPITPIAEQAHIVEHMAPGRAQLVRFEGCGHGVQRDDPVRLRAAIAAFVVQ, encoded by the coding sequence ATGCGCGTGTGCGTCCGCGGGACCGACCTGTTCTTCGACGTCGAGGGAACGAAGCTGGCGCCCGAGGGCGCGGCGATGCGCGAAAAGCCGACGTTATTGTGCCTGCATGGCGGCCCGGGCCTCGACCATTCGGGGTTCCGACCCGATTTCGCGCCGCTCGCCGACGTAGCGCAGCTGGTGTATCTCGACCAGCGCGGCCATGGGCGAAGCGGCCGAAGCACGCTCCCGCGCTGGTCGCTCGACGACTGGGCCGACGACGTCGCCGCATTCTGCGAAACGCTCGGAATCGAGCGCCCGATCGTGCTCGGTACCTCGTTCGGCGGCTATGTCGCGATGGCCTATGCGATCCGTCATCCGGGGCATCCTGCGCGGCTGATCCTGATAAGCACTTCGGCACGCGGAACGGGCAATGCCGAACGGCGCGCCAACGTCGCGGCAGCCTTCGAACGCCGCGGCGGGCCGCTCGCGCGAAGAGTGCTCGAGCGCGCGTTCGACGAGCGCACCCCGCAGGCCTATGAAGCCTATGGGCGGATCTGCGGCCCGCTCTACAACGCCACTGCCCCCGATGCCGACGCGCTCCAGCGCACCGTGCGGAACCCCGACATATTGCCCTATTTCGAGCGCTCGGCGGGCGAAGGCGTGACCTTCGACCTCAGCCCCAGGCTGTCGTCGATCCGCGCACCCACGCTGGTGATCGGCGGCGAGGAAGATCCGATCACGCCGATCGCAGAACAGGCGCATATCGTGGAACACATGGCACCAGGACGCGCGCAACTGGTGCGGTTCGAGGGTTGCGGCCATGGCGTGCAGCGCGACGATCCAGTGCGGCTGCGCGCGGCGATCGCTGCCTTCGTGGTCCAATAG
- a CDS encoding AMP-binding protein gives MSARIDLRDIVDRIRDRSAGNEVATYEQGRVARRSFAELGQAVRTTADRLRAAGVEPGMRVGIRAPNSYGWMVHELALIELRAVSVAFTADFADTPAEQLCSKYDLALMLPAKLGADTAIPDTATGPVGAPDPEFERPGLIFSSGSAGGLKGMVLNRRGIEASVEAFAGAMLPRHDDRLLLFLPMSNFQQRLMYYAALWYGFDLIVVEPVHLFRALKELSPTIVIAPPAFYEAIENRVANLPVRARRLARAAGKAAGLLPAAPLRRRARRAIFAKVHEALGDNIRFMVTGMAPIKRGTLDLFQTMGLPLFETYGLIESGSVALNVPGANRIGSVGRPLAGVQVALADDGEIIVRREHPIAVRYFECAEGENERTFVDGAVATGDIGRFDSDGFLYLVGRKKEVIVTGGGEKIHPAVIEADIGACPDIACAVVIPRPSASDLAAVVVPRDPADVQAAQRIHQFVDRLNAQWRNVSVGRVVLTDQPFSLENGFLRPNLKLDRTQISKHFAAEAE, from the coding sequence ATGTCGGCGCGAATCGATCTGCGCGACATCGTCGATCGCATTCGCGACCGGTCAGCCGGCAATGAAGTCGCGACCTATGAGCAAGGGCGCGTCGCCCGGCGAAGCTTCGCCGAGCTTGGCCAGGCGGTGCGTACCACCGCCGACCGGCTTCGTGCCGCAGGGGTCGAGCCGGGCATGCGCGTCGGCATCCGTGCGCCCAACAGCTATGGGTGGATGGTCCACGAGCTTGCGTTGATCGAGCTGCGCGCGGTGAGCGTGGCGTTCACCGCCGATTTTGCCGATACGCCTGCCGAGCAGCTGTGCAGCAAATATGACCTTGCGCTGATGCTGCCCGCCAAGCTCGGGGCCGATACCGCGATCCCCGACACGGCCACCGGGCCGGTGGGGGCGCCCGACCCCGAGTTCGAGCGGCCGGGCCTGATCTTCTCGTCGGGATCGGCGGGTGGGCTCAAGGGGATGGTGCTCAACCGCCGCGGGATCGAGGCGAGCGTCGAGGCCTTCGCCGGCGCGATGCTCCCGCGTCACGACGACCGACTGCTGCTGTTCCTGCCGATGTCCAACTTTCAACAGCGGCTGATGTACTATGCCGCGCTTTGGTACGGCTTCGACCTGATCGTGGTCGAACCGGTGCATCTGTTTCGCGCGCTCAAGGAACTGTCGCCGACGATCGTGATCGCGCCCCCCGCCTTTTACGAGGCGATCGAGAACCGGGTAGCGAACTTGCCCGTTCGCGCGCGGCGCCTCGCGCGCGCGGCGGGCAAGGCCGCGGGACTGCTTCCTGCAGCACCGCTTCGCCGACGCGCGCGACGGGCCATCTTCGCCAAGGTGCACGAGGCGCTGGGGGACAATATCCGCTTCATGGTCACCGGCATGGCACCGATCAAACGCGGCACGCTCGACCTGTTCCAGACGATGGGCCTGCCGCTGTTCGAGACCTATGGGCTCATCGAATCGGGCTCGGTTGCGCTCAACGTGCCCGGCGCCAACCGCATCGGCTCGGTCGGCAGGCCGCTGGCCGGGGTGCAGGTCGCGCTCGCCGACGATGGCGAGATCATCGTGCGGCGCGAGCATCCGATCGCGGTCCGCTATTTCGAATGCGCCGAGGGGGAGAACGAGCGCACCTTTGTCGACGGCGCGGTGGCGACCGGCGATATCGGCCGGTTCGATTCCGACGGTTTCCTCTATCTGGTCGGGCGCAAGAAAGAGGTAATCGTCACCGGCGGGGGCGAAAAGATTCACCCAGCAGTGATCGAAGCGGACATCGGCGCGTGCCCCGACATCGCCTGCGCGGTGGTGATCCCCCGCCCATCCGCCAGCGATCTGGCCGCGGTCGTCGTGCCGCGTGATCCCGCCGATGTGCAGGCGGCGCAGCGAATTCACCAGTTCGTCGATCGGCTCAATGCGCAGTGGCGCAATGTTTCGGTCGGCAGGGTCGTGCTCACCGACCAGCCCTTCTCGCTCGAGAACGGCTTCCTGCGCCCGAACCTGAAGCTCGATCGAACCCAAATCAGCAAGCATTTCGCGGCGGAGGCCGAATAG
- a CDS encoding non-ribosomal peptide synthetase, with the protein MLLSDPTSIIDRDDAIAAPSDGERAHPLSFAQARLWILDRLQPGNPAYNIPATIPLRGAVNVEMLSRALDEILLRHEALRTVFRVIDGQPMQVIAPARSIALDRVDLRSSTGLATPADVGDFVFREGRHAFDLGTGPLLRASLARIGPGDHLLMLVMHHIVSDGWSMAVLTRELTELYMAFLRGQPSPLADLPVQYADFTEWQAEWFTGQVMQRQLGYWRDRLTGLRPLLNLPTDRPRPPIQTSRGSVRGFTIDRQTCERIKALAQANGATLFMTLLAAFKTLLFRLSGETDIAIGTPIANRTQSELEGLIGFFVNTLLLRTDLSGDPSFVELLARERDTALGAYGNQDMPFERLVEELQPDRDLSRNPLFQILFAVQNFGIIDRNAVPIQASNLQAGAMGNGTAKFDLTLSVLDTGAGAQGFLEYNCDLFDEATAEAMIARYIALLRDIGMRPRERLSRLSIWLPDEPAPQVDSPAPVADPLPIHLGARIAAHAAAAPEAIAAIGAGGALSYRDLDARSNQIAHAIGALGIVRGSTIAVAMPPCADTLVALAGVLKAGMRCTPLDPADCLAAPRIARIVDTVMPALVVVGEGAGEAWAQAGVRVLGWGDLAARAATESDAAPAGTFDANDPALAIPRPCEGSDGPEARSHRLLVRIATDPAIGFTAGDRIACPPRIDGDRAAMVLFGALAAGAAIVFAPPESTPGSRRFATLLRDQQVSVMTADLADIERLAREFPRALRSLRLVLSDERRLDWGELREALPAEILDRIYMVSPRLRLVQPLRAIADAAASIPLGRPVAGIAAELLDADHDSVPAGVPGELFVEDQSTGVVARLAGGVFVAHCPWQDAIVHSGVAVDRGEIEDALVGLPGVAAAALTAQPRQGLRGAGLVAIVEAAVGATPEDLRALLAAQLPARLVPDLIVVDQPIPRDSRGAIDRRALDELAAALDARKLVDAPFVAPRDRIETALAGVWIEVLGRERIGVHDNFFRLGGHSLIATQMVARIGDMFRIDLPLQRIFEAPTIEQLARIVAPMVGSEQELELVPLVPVPRDRPLALSFAQQRLWFLDQFEPGSAFYNIALPMRFAQAVDPVALRGAIDDLVSRHETLRTSFGADGGEPVQVIAPAMPIEMPIHDLRGLPVAERNREANRLARVEAQRPFDLQHGPVIRAGLVQISGSESLLLLTIHHIAADGWSLDVLMRELLQFYDARRGGRVASLPALTIQYADFASWQRRWLRGAVLQAQVDYWKRSLGGAPPLLALPTDRPRPPVQTFAGELYAFAMSGATLRAAKRVSEAAQVTLFTTLLAAFYALLHRYTARDDLVVGSPIASRTRPELEGLIGFFANTLVLRVRLTPDLSFNDLIARVKEATLGAYAHQDIPFEKLVEELQPERNVAYHPLFQVMFALQNTGRPGEMGALPEGEDAPVLGAGVAKFDLTMFVSETLSDLRAGIEYNSDLFDAATITRFARHYETLLAAAASAPDRPIGSLPILTPEETTALADWNDTAAPRQAVCAHHRFEQVARKMGDAPAMLMSDRSVTYRELDARANGWAHRLVALGVGRGARVGIAMGRSFDMIVAVLAVLKAGAGYVPIDPDFPADRIAFMAADARLAVVLTQDALHERFARLDGAVVAIDAADPPALRDDPPTTAAGIGDLAYVIYTSGSTGRPKGVAMAHAPLAALVDWQIARSALDPGARTLQFASLSFDVSFQEIFATLGAGGTLVLVEEAQRRDPRLMWALLADARVARLFLPYVALQQLADSARHLATLPPLTEIVAAGEQLQVTPQIAALFERLGAGAALYNQYGPTESHVVTEAKLEGPAADWPARPSIGRPIPNATIQILDDRGQPCPIGVPGELYIGGGVLATGYLARPVLTAQRFLPDPQGAGAGRFYRTGDRARYRPGGEIEFLGRADDQVKIRGFRVELAEVEAGLRTYPAVQEAVVVARAEGGELRLVAHVQADASAAPSPQQLRAHLATTLPDYMIPAAYVISRKLPRTPTGKLSRRDLPDVEPSATAGSLDPRTPVETLLAQIWQEVLQLPRVGIRDSFFDLGGHSLLATRVISRVRDEFGVELPVRQMFETPTIEALWLSLVELAFEGQEDQALADLLAEIEEMPD; encoded by the coding sequence ATGCTGTTATCCGATCCGACGAGCATCATCGATCGCGACGATGCCATCGCGGCGCCCAGCGATGGCGAGCGCGCGCATCCGCTGTCGTTCGCGCAAGCGCGGCTGTGGATTCTCGACCGGCTCCAGCCCGGCAACCCCGCCTATAATATCCCAGCGACGATCCCGCTGCGCGGCGCGGTCAATGTCGAGATGCTGTCGCGCGCGCTCGACGAGATATTGTTGCGGCACGAGGCACTGCGCACCGTCTTCCGCGTGATCGACGGCCAGCCGATGCAGGTCATCGCCCCCGCACGATCGATCGCGCTCGATCGCGTCGACCTGCGCTCGTCGACCGGCCTCGCCACCCCCGCCGACGTCGGCGATTTCGTCTTTCGCGAAGGCCGGCATGCGTTCGATCTGGGCACCGGGCCCTTGCTGCGCGCATCGCTCGCGCGGATCGGGCCGGGCGACCATTTGCTGATGCTGGTGATGCACCACATCGTCTCCGATGGCTGGTCGATGGCGGTACTCACGCGCGAGCTGACCGAACTGTACATGGCGTTCCTGCGCGGCCAGCCCTCGCCGCTCGCCGATCTGCCCGTCCAATATGCCGATTTCACCGAATGGCAGGCCGAATGGTTCACCGGCCAGGTGATGCAGCGCCAGCTCGGCTATTGGCGCGATCGGCTCACCGGGCTGCGGCCGCTGCTCAACCTGCCCACCGATCGCCCGCGCCCGCCGATCCAGACCAGCCGCGGATCGGTGCGCGGCTTCACGATCGATCGGCAGACCTGCGAACGGATCAAGGCGTTGGCGCAGGCCAATGGCGCGACGTTGTTCATGACCCTGCTCGCGGCCTTCAAGACCTTGCTGTTCCGGCTGAGCGGCGAAACCGACATCGCGATCGGCACCCCGATCGCGAACCGAACCCAATCCGAGCTCGAGGGGTTGATCGGCTTTTTCGTCAACACGTTGCTGCTGCGCACCGATCTTTCGGGCGACCCGAGCTTCGTCGAGCTGCTGGCGCGCGAGCGCGACACCGCGCTCGGTGCCTATGGCAACCAGGACATGCCGTTCGAACGGCTGGTCGAGGAGCTGCAGCCCGATCGCGATCTCAGCCGCAACCCGCTGTTCCAGATCCTGTTCGCGGTGCAGAATTTCGGGATCATCGACCGCAACGCGGTGCCGATCCAGGCGTCGAACCTGCAGGCGGGGGCGATGGGCAACGGCACCGCGAAGTTCGACCTGACCCTGTCGGTGCTCGATACCGGCGCGGGGGCGCAGGGCTTCCTCGAATATAATTGCGACCTGTTCGACGAGGCGACGGCCGAGGCGATGATCGCGCGCTATATCGCGCTGCTGCGCGACATCGGCATGCGCCCGCGCGAGCGATTGTCGCGGCTGTCGATCTGGCTGCCCGACGAGCCTGCGCCGCAGGTCGATTCGCCCGCGCCGGTGGCGGACCCGCTGCCGATCCATTTGGGCGCGCGGATCGCCGCGCACGCAGCGGCGGCGCCCGAGGCGATCGCGGCGATCGGCGCCGGCGGCGCGCTCAGCTATCGCGATCTCGATGCGCGATCGAACCAGATCGCGCACGCGATCGGCGCGCTGGGGATCGTCCGCGGCAGCACGATCGCGGTGGCGATGCCGCCTTGCGCCGACACGCTCGTGGCGCTGGCGGGGGTGCTCAAGGCGGGGATGCGCTGCACACCGCTCGACCCCGCCGATTGCCTCGCCGCCCCGCGGATCGCGCGGATCGTCGATACGGTGATGCCGGCCTTGGTGGTGGTCGGCGAAGGCGCGGGCGAGGCATGGGCGCAAGCGGGGGTTCGCGTGCTCGGCTGGGGCGATCTGGCGGCGCGGGCCGCGACCGAGAGCGATGCGGCGCCCGCAGGTACGTTCGACGCCAACGATCCGGCGTTGGCGATACCGCGGCCTTGCGAAGGCAGCGACGGTCCCGAAGCGCGCAGCCATCGGCTGCTGGTGCGGATCGCGACCGACCCCGCAATCGGCTTCACCGCGGGCGACCGGATCGCCTGCCCGCCGCGGATCGACGGCGATCGCGCGGCGATGGTGCTGTTCGGCGCGCTGGCGGCAGGAGCCGCAATCGTGTTCGCGCCGCCCGAATCGACGCCGGGATCGCGCCGCTTCGCCACGTTACTGCGCGACCAGCAAGTGTCGGTAATGACCGCCGACCTTGCCGATATCGAGCGGCTGGCGCGGGAATTTCCGCGCGCGTTGCGCAGCCTCAGGTTGGTGCTGAGCGACGAGCGGCGGCTCGATTGGGGGGAGCTTCGCGAAGCGCTTCCCGCCGAAATCCTCGATCGCATCTACATGGTGTCGCCGCGGTTGCGCCTGGTGCAGCCGCTGCGCGCGATCGCCGATGCCGCGGCGTCGATCCCGCTCGGCCGCCCCGTCGCGGGCATCGCCGCCGAGCTGCTCGATGCCGACCATGATTCGGTCCCCGCAGGGGTCCCCGGCGAGCTGTTCGTGGAAGACCAATCGACCGGGGTCGTCGCGCGGCTGGCGGGCGGGGTCTTCGTCGCGCATTGCCCCTGGCAGGATGCGATCGTCCACAGCGGCGTCGCGGTCGATCGCGGCGAGATCGAGGACGCGCTGGTGGGGCTGCCGGGGGTAGCCGCCGCGGCGCTGACCGCGCAGCCGCGCCAGGGGCTTCGGGGGGCGGGGCTGGTCGCGATCGTCGAGGCAGCGGTCGGTGCGACACCCGAAGACCTTCGCGCGCTGCTGGCCGCGCAGCTTCCCGCGCGGCTGGTGCCCGATCTGATCGTGGTCGATCAGCCGATCCCGCGCGATAGCCGGGGCGCGATCGATCGGCGCGCGCTCGATGAACTTGCCGCCGCGCTCGACGCGCGCAAGCTGGTCGACGCGCCCTTCGTCGCGCCGCGCGACCGGATCGAGACCGCGCTCGCCGGGGTGTGGATCGAAGTGCTCGGCCGCGAACGGATCGGCGTCCACGACAATTTCTTCCGGCTGGGGGGGCATTCGCTGATCGCGACGCAGATGGTGGCGCGGATCGGCGACATGTTCCGGATCGACCTGCCGTTGCAGCGGATCTTCGAAGCGCCGACGATCGAACAGCTGGCGCGGATCGTCGCCCCGATGGTCGGCAGCGAGCAGGAGCTCGAGCTGGTGCCGCTGGTGCCGGTCCCACGCGATCGGCCGCTGGCGCTGTCGTTCGCCCAGCAGCGTTTGTGGTTCCTCGATCAGTTCGAACCGGGGAGCGCCTTTTACAACATCGCGTTGCCGATGCGGTTTGCCCAGGCGGTCGACCCGGTCGCGCTTCGCGGCGCGATCGACGATCTGGTGAGCCGGCACGAAACGCTGCGCACCAGCTTCGGCGCCGATGGCGGCGAACCCGTCCAGGTGATCGCGCCCGCCATGCCGATCGAGATGCCGATCCACGATTTGCGCGGCTTGCCGGTCGCCGAGCGCAACCGCGAGGCGAACCGGCTGGCGCGGGTCGAAGCCCAGCGCCCGTTCGACCTCCAGCACGGTCCCGTCATCCGCGCCGGCTTGGTGCAGATTTCGGGGTCGGAAAGCCTGTTGCTGCTGACGATCCACCACATCGCCGCCGATGGCTGGTCGCTCGACGTGCTGATGCGCGAACTGCTCCAGTTCTACGACGCGCGGCGCGGCGGGCGGGTGGCGTCATTGCCCGCGCTGACGATCCAATATGCCGATTTCGCCAGCTGGCAGCGCCGCTGGTTGCGCGGCGCGGTGCTGCAGGCGCAGGTCGATTACTGGAAACGCTCGCTCGGTGGTGCGCCGCCGCTGCTCGCGCTGCCCACCGATCGGCCGCGCCCGCCGGTGCAGACCTTTGCCGGCGAGCTCTACGCCTTCGCGATGAGCGGCGCGACGCTGCGCGCCGCCAAGCGCGTGTCCGAAGCCGCGCAGGTGACGTTGTTCACCACCTTGCTCGCGGCGTTTTACGCGCTGCTGCATCGCTATACCGCGCGCGACGATCTCGTCGTCGGCTCGCCGATCGCCAGCCGCACGCGCCCCGAGCTCGAAGGGCTGATCGGCTTCTTCGCCAACACGCTGGTGCTGCGGGTGCGCCTGACCCCCGACCTCAGCTTCAACGACCTGATCGCGCGCGTGAAGGAGGCGACGCTCGGCGCCTATGCGCATCAGGACATTCCGTTCGAGAAGCTGGTCGAGGAGCTCCAGCCCGAGCGCAACGTCGCCTATCACCCGCTGTTCCAGGTGATGTTCGCGCTGCAGAATACCGGGCGACCCGGCGAAATGGGGGCGCTGCCCGAGGGGGAGGACGCGCCGGTGCTGGGGGCGGGGGTGGCCAAGTTCGACCTGACGATGTTCGTCTCCGAAACCTTGAGCGATCTGCGCGCCGGAATCGAATATAATTCGGACCTGTTCGACGCCGCGACGATCACGCGCTTTGCCCGGCACTATGAAACATTGCTCGCTGCGGCGGCGTCGGCACCCGACCGACCAATAGGTTCGCTGCCGATACTCACCCCCGAGGAAACCACCGCCCTCGCCGACTGGAACGACACCGCCGCGCCGCGCCAGGCGGTCTGCGCGCATCATCGCTTCGAGCAGGTGGCGCGCAAGATGGGCGACGCGCCAGCAATGCTGATGAGCGACCGCAGCGTCACCTATCGCGAGCTCGATGCGCGCGCGAATGGCTGGGCGCATCGGCTGGTCGCGCTCGGTGTCGGCCGCGGCGCGCGCGTGGGGATCGCGATGGGGCGGTCGTTCGACATGATCGTCGCGGTGCTCGCGGTGCTCAAGGCTGGCGCCGGCTATGTCCCGATCGACCCCGATTTTCCTGCCGACAGAATTGCCTTCATGGCCGCCGATGCCCGGCTGGCGGTGGTGCTTACCCAAGACGCATTGCACGAACGGTTCGCACGGCTCGACGGCGCGGTCGTGGCAATCGATGCCGCCGATCCGCCCGCACTTCGCGACGATCCGCCCACCACCGCGGCGGGTATCGGCGACTTGGCCTATGTCATCTACACCTCTGGCTCGACCGGCCGGCCCAAGGGTGTGGCGATGGCGCACGCACCGCTTGCCGCGTTGGTAGATTGGCAGATCGCGCGTTCGGCGCTCGATCCCGGCGCACGCACGTTGCAATTCGCATCGCTGAGCTTCGACGTTTCGTTCCAGGAGATATTCGCGACCTTGGGGGCAGGCGGCACGCTGGTGCTGGTCGAGGAAGCCCAGCGCCGCGATCCGCGGCTGATGTGGGCGCTGCTGGCCGATGCCCGGGTCGCGCGGCTGTTCCTGCCTTATGTCGCGCTCCAGCAGCTAGCCGACTCGGCGCGCCACCTGGCGACGCTGCCCCCGCTCACCGAAATCGTCGCCGCGGGCGAACAACTGCAGGTGACCCCGCAGATCGCCGCGCTGTTCGAGCGGCTGGGCGCCGGTGCCGCGCTCTACAATCAATATGGCCCGACCGAGAGCCATGTCGTCACCGAAGCCAAGCTCGAAGGTCCCGCTGCCGACTGGCCCGCGCGACCCTCGATCGGCAGGCCGATTCCCAACGCCACGATCCAGATCCTCGACGATCGCGGGCAGCCCTGCCCGATCGGCGTACCGGGGGAACTGTACATCGGCGGCGGGGTGCTCGCGACCGGCTATCTGGCGCGGCCCGTGCTGACTGCCCAGCGCTTCCTTCCCGATCCACAAGGCGCGGGAGCGGGCCGCTTCTACCGGACCGGCGATCGCGCGCGCTATCGCCCCGGCGGCGAGATCGAGTTCCTCGGGCGCGCCGACGACCAGGTGAAGATTCGCGGCTTTCGCGTCGAGCTTGCCGAGGTCGAGGCGGGACTGCGCACCTATCCTGCGGTGCAGGAGGCGGTCGTGGTGGCGCGCGCCGAAGGCGGCGAACTGCGGCTGGTGGCGCATGTTCAGGCCGATGCCAGCGCCGCGCCTTCGCCGCAGCAGCTGCGCGCACATCTGGCCACCACGCTGCCAGACTATATGATCCCCGCGGCCTATGTGATCAGCCGCAAATTGCCGCGAACTCCCACCGGCAAGCTCAGCCGCCGCGATCTGCCCGACGTCGAGCCAAGCGCCACCGCAGGGTCGCTCGATCCGCGCACCCCGGTCGAAACGCTCTTGGCGCAGATATGGCAGGAGGTCCTCCAGCTGCCCCGCGTCGGCATCCGCGACAGTTTTTTCGATCTCGGCGGCCATTCGCTGCTCGCGACGCGCGTGATTTCACGCGTGCGCGACGAATTCGGGGTCGAGCTGCCAGTGCGCCAGATGTTCGAGACGCCGACGATCGAGGCGCTGTGGCTGTCGCTGGTCGAGTTGGCTTTTGAAGGACAGGAGGATCAGGCGCTCGCCGATCTGCTCGCCGAGATCGAGGAAATGCCCGATTAG
- a CDS encoding acyl carrier protein produces the protein MDRQTIDNIVLELAVEAAPGRFRQVPLVPTTRLKHDLGLDSIAMLALLFRLEERFGIDLAAVDVGVTLAQLVTVGDLLAVAHSVIEGADTASADAA, from the coding sequence ATGGACCGGCAGACAATAGACAATATCGTCCTGGAACTCGCCGTAGAGGCCGCCCCGGGGCGATTTCGGCAGGTGCCTTTGGTGCCCACGACGCGGCTGAAGCACGATCTGGGGCTCGACTCGATCGCGATGCTCGCCTTGCTCTTCCGGCTCGAAGAGCGCTTCGGGATCGATCTCGCGGCGGTCGATGTCGGCGTGACGCTCGCGCAGCTCGTTACCGTCGGCGACCTGCTTGCCGTCGCGCATAGCGTGATCGAAGGCGCCGACACGGCGAGCGCCGATGCTGCCTGA
- a CDS encoding amidohydrolase family protein codes for MRIIDAHCHIASLDHIPRSFVEGAVGNIHAHLEAQGIRTTKEKLTTVYLAKLEDPLCDALVAEMDAAGIEKSVLLAADFTHQLRDSRLTIAETYAAHRVVLARHPGRFVVFGGMDPRWGKDGVDLFEQSLREFGFRGFKLYPPTGFSPSDPSLYPFYEICRDYRVPVTVHIGPTSPALSFKHAYPFLLDEAAQAFPEVNFIMAHGAVSFVEECAMLCAFRPNVYMDISAFQSAMRRDGNAGAVRSAALRGINHKIIFGTDWPVFRLQGDQPSFVDAVAGDEGALAQLSVNDQRLILHGNIERLLAQARVPAAAAN; via the coding sequence ATGCGCATCATCGATGCCCATTGTCACATCGCCTCGCTCGATCACATCCCGCGCTCGTTCGTCGAAGGGGCGGTGGGCAACATCCATGCGCACCTCGAGGCGCAAGGCATTCGCACGACCAAGGAAAAGCTCACCACCGTCTATCTGGCAAAGCTCGAAGACCCGCTGTGCGACGCGCTGGTGGCCGAGATGGATGCCGCAGGGATCGAAAAGAGCGTCCTGTTGGCCGCCGATTTCACGCACCAACTGCGCGATTCGCGGCTGACGATCGCCGAAACCTATGCCGCGCATCGCGTGGTGCTGGCGCGGCACCCGGGGCGTTTCGTGGTCTTCGGCGGGATGGACCCGCGCTGGGGCAAGGACGGGGTCGACCTGTTCGAACAATCGCTGCGCGAATTCGGCTTTCGCGGGTTCAAACTATACCCGCCCACGGGGTTCTCCCCCAGCGATCCGTCGCTCTATCCGTTCTATGAAATCTGCCGCGATTATCGCGTGCCCGTGACGGTGCATATCGGCCCTACCTCGCCCGCGCTCTCGTTCAAACACGCCTATCCCTTTCTGCTCGACGAAGCCGCGCAGGCCTTTCCCGAAGTCAATTTCATCATGGCGCATGGCGCGGTGAGCTTCGTCGAGGAATGCGCGATGCTCTGCGCGTTCCGGCCCAACGTCTATATGGATATCAGCGCGTTCCAGAGCGCAATGCGGCGCGACGGCAATGCCGGCGCGGTGCGATCGGCGGCGCTGCGCGGGATCAATCACAAGATCATCTTCGGCACCGACTGGCCGGTATTCCGGCTGCAGGGCGACCAGCCGAGCTTTGTCGACGCGGTGGCAGGCGACGAAGGCGCGCTTGCGCAGTTGAGCGTGAACGACCAGCGGCTGATCCTGCACGGCAATATCGAGCGGTTGCTCGCGCAGGCGCGCGTCCCCGCGGCTGCGGCGAACTGA